The following DNA comes from Candidatus Eisenbacteria bacterium.
ATCCTGGCCAAAGTCACCAAATGTAAAGAAGCGTTAGACGCACTACACTAGATTGAATAGAACCTCCACTTGAGGACATCTTCCACAGCGCCGTTGGCAGCGCGTATCAGTATCGTGTGCTCTCCTTCATCGATTCTTCTCCCCGGAGTGTAGATGAGATATTCATCCCCGATTTCCGCTTCCTGCGTCACGTCCTTTCCGTCAAGAAGAAGCTGGAGTTTTTCTTTCTTAAGCGATTTGGAGGAAGACGAGACAGATGCACAAATATCGAGTTTGTCGCCGAGGACTATCGAATTTTCTTCGGGATAAACGACCTGGAGAGCAGGCGGCATCCTCTTGGTAGTTCCCGTAAAGTGAATGATAGTTACAGAGGCGAGAACAAGGATCATTATGGAAGCCAATGCGGGGACCGGTCTCAACAATAGCGGTTTTCTCTTTCGGCTCCTCACCCTTGCCAGTATCTTCTCTGTAAAAAATGGCCGAAGTTCCGTCCCCGGTTCGGAAGCTATAGAGGCAAAGAACCCCTTGAGTGCCAGAACCGCTTCCCTGCAATCATTGCAGAGAGCAAGATGTTTTTCGACAAGAAGTTTCTTATCATGCTCTAACTCTCCGTCAAGATACTCCCTCAGGACCTTTCGAAACTCTCTACACTCCACGGCCTTCCTCCTTCATCAAAGGAACGAGCTTCTTCTCAAGAATTCTCAGTCCTCTTGAGACTCTCGATTTCGCTGTCCCTTCGGAACATGCCAACACCTTCGCAACTTCACCATAAGACATATTCTCAACATACCGCAGCACGATTGCCTCTCTGTATCCGCGGGGCACGGATTGAAGCATTCTTCTTACGCTCTCAGCCCGTTCCTCTCTTTCCTGCCCGGGAGAGGGATCCAAACCCGGCTCCCCGGCAGATTGCTGTTGCTCTCTGACGGCGAAGAGTCTGGTCAACGCCCTTTTCCTCAATAATCTCTTTGCTTCGTTCACCGTAATCCTGTAAAGCCAGGTGGAGGGCTTTGAATCGCCCCGAAACTTTTCGTACGCAGAGAATGCTCTGATAAGTGTTTCCTGAGTGACATCCAGCGCGTCTTCATGGTCACCAACCAGTTTCAAGGCGAGATTGAATATCTTGTTCTGTGATTCTTTTGCGAGACGCTCGAAATCCCGTTCTGTCGATCCTTGTCTCTTATCTTCCATCTCTACAGATTTGACCTCGCGGGAATGCCTTCCGTTCCAAAATCTCATCAGGTGGCATCTCCCCGCCACCCCCGCCTGCCAGACTGTCATCCTGGCGGGAGCCTATTGAGAGGGCGCGGAGATACCGTCTTGCACCACCCAACTTAACAAATCACATTCACAGTCCCGTCTAATTAACTGTATAACAATTTGTTACGATTTCACAACGTAGTCGAGATGCTCTTCTTGAGAACGGCTGCGTAAACTGATTCACGATACGAGGTCAGCGGATCGATGCGGTCAGTCCTGTCCACAGTCTGAAAACGCAATTCGAGAGAGTACCCTTTCGCGAGTGCGAAGTCTGCCGAAAGGAGCGGATTCTTTCTTGTCTGCGAGTAAAGCCCTCCGGAATCCTTGCCGGAGAAGCCGGAGTAGAAAACCTTCGTTTTCAGTCGTTCCTTAAGAAAACTCCGCTCGTAGCTCAGGGAAAACGAAAAAGAATCGGTCACGTTCTTCGACCCTGCCGCGGAAGTGTCTGCCGAACTGTAGGTGACCCGGCTCAACGTGGAAGAGCAGCCAATCTTTCCTCCGAGTATGCTCAGGGTCAGACCGAGCGAGGCGGTCTTTGTCTCAAATTCGTAGAAGTCATAGGGTCTATTCCTGTACTCGAACCCCGTGTAAAGGTTTCCCTTGTTCCTGAACGGAACGTCAAACCGTCCGACAAACTCCCACCCATCGGTTCCAAACGTGCCCTGCCCAATGCTGAGAGAAGTGATCCTGCTTCCTCTCAGCGTATAGTTTGATTTGAAAAGCTTTCCCTGGTGCTCGAGGACCAGGCTTTCTCTTCCCTTTTCAAGATATGGCGCTCCAAGCGAAAGGTATTCGTCCGGGACTCTTCTAAAGGTCAGAATCACCTTTCTGGCTCCAAGCTCTTCCTCAATCTTTGCCTCATATGCCGTTCCCCTGGTCCAGTCGGTGGACACGCCGATCGTGTCAAATGCACTGTACGCCAGCTCGCCTCCCACCCTTCCGCCCTTCCAGGGAACAATAGACAGATTTCCGGAGATCAGGGCATTTCGGAGAGCGGGGAATAGCGGTACCGTCAGAGATGAAGACTTGTCCGTGCTGTATGAGACGAGCCCTCCAAGAGAGATCCTGCCTCCGACTGCCCGCTCAATTCTGACGCTTCCAAGGTACTGGTCATATATTCCTGTGAGATTGTCGGCACCTCCTGTCTTGAGCGCAAGGACCGAAAAGGAATTGTCCAGGGACCTATACTCCCCGCTGATTCCCTTCGGTGAAACGCCATAGAGAGTGATCTCGCTCACAAAAGGAAACAGGTTGCCGGCCTCAACCTGAAAGTTGTTTTTGGAGAATTGAAAACCCGTCTGGTACGAAGGTGTGTAGAACGGATTTCTGTCCAGCCACAGGAAGTAACTTTCTTCCGACCTCTGACCCGAGAGACTCAGATCGCAAAGTATGAACCCGCCCGGAGGAAGCGAAAGATAGTAGGAAGAAGCATCTCCCTCATCGACGACTGCCTTCTGGTACGACAACGAAGCGTTGCCTTGAATGGAGAATGGATTGCCTTCGCCGTAGAAGAATTCAACGGCCTGGGTCCGGACAGTCCCGCGAGGACTATCTACCTGTACTGTGAAGATATGCCTTCCACCGGAGAGTTCATACGCTGGGGCAAAAAGGAGAAAATCTTTCTCTATGTCACATTCGCTGCTAACGTCCTTCCCGTCAAGTGCGGCCATGACAAAAAGACTCTCTCCAAGGGAAGGCGTGAAGCCGAACAAGACCTCAATTCTCTTTTCCTTGAGCCGGCTTCCGGGGTCCGGAGACAGGACTTCGATTTCAGTGCCTGTGCCCATTTCCTCGATATCGGTGACTGTCACTAATTCTCCTGTTACTAATTCTCCTGTTGCCGTCTCTTCGACCGGCAGCACCTCCTGGGGATTGTCCCTACTCCTACCGGGAGGAAGAACGATGAGTGTCCCGTCTCTCGTCGTGATGAGAAGAAAATACTCAAGCCCATCACTTCCTGATGGAATCACTTTGGCGGCGAAGAGATTGCCTTCACGAACCATCCTGATTGTCCGGAAACTCAGTTGTCCTTTTTCCCTGAGATTCAGCTCGCCGGACGCAATCTGCTCCGGGGCCGCGGCCGAAAACGAAAATGTGAGCGTCTTTCCTGGAAGACAAGACTCCGGGGGGATATGTTCAATCCCGACGGGAATGGCAAGATTAGAGAAAGCGATGAGGAAAAGTGGAATCTTTGCGGCTGTCAGATTCAGTCGAGCCTTTCTCCAAAAACCTCGGCAGTGAATTTCGATAGATCTGCGTCGCTCCAACTTCCTTTTGGAAGACCGGCTTTCAAACACAAGTGATCAAGAAACTTCGACAGCCCCCATTTGTTTTCTGTCGCAACCTGAGGCAAGAACAACCCCGACTGAAAGCCTT
Coding sequences within:
- a CDS encoding zf-HC2 domain-containing protein, with protein sequence MECREFRKVLREYLDGELEHDKKLLVEKHLALCNDCREAVLALKGFFASIASEPGTELRPFFTEKILARVRSRKRKPLLLRPVPALASIMILVLASVTIIHFTGTTKRMPPALQVVYPEENSIVLGDKLDICASVSSSSKSLKKEKLQLLLDGKDVTQEAEIGDEYLIYTPGRRIDEGEHTILIRAANGAVEDVLKWRFYSI
- a CDS encoding sigma-70 family RNA polymerase sigma factor, whose translation is MRFWNGRHSREVKSVEMEDKRQGSTERDFERLAKESQNKIFNLALKLVGDHEDALDVTQETLIRAFSAYEKFRGDSKPSTWLYRITVNEAKRLLRKRALTRLFAVREQQQSAGEPGLDPSPGQEREERAESVRRMLQSVPRGYREAIVLRYVENMSYGEVAKVLACSEGTAKSRVSRGLRILEKKLVPLMKEEGRGV